CGCGTTGGAATTGCCCTTAAGTTGATGCCAAGTCTACCACATTATTGTTGTTGTTACACAAGTTTGTCAGGCCATTTTTTGGAGCATTACTACTGTTGTGGACATTTTCAATATTTGTTTTTTAACTTTTTATAATATATAATCATTCAAATAGATGCACATGTTGTGCGGATTTCATTTTAAAACATGTGCAACAAAGAATTGCTTGCAAAACTTTCTAAAAAAAACAAAGAACGGTTCATACTTGCAAAACTTTCTAATTCTACGATTTGTCCAACCAAACAAGAATTAGAGTTGTTGCTCCCATTAGATTCCAATTTATAAGTTAATGaacatccaaatacaaaaattagCATTGAAGCTCAATATCAATGTCTCGAGATATTTGGCATTGAAGTAAATTCAATGCAAATGCCTCGAATGCCTACATCCAAATATAATTGCCCCGTAGGGTGTAGTACTACTACAGAATGTAGGTCATGCAGTAATATGTGGAGGTGGAGTCGGCCACTTAGGTTCACGGAAGGGAGGGCGTGAAGATGGAGGAGGTGGCTGAGCAGTTGGAGGATACTTGGCTATCACCCGAGGCTGACGACGTGGCTTAGTAGTTTTAGGCTTCTGCACCCGAGGAGGCAAATCAGCCGCTGGACTTGACTCATCAGCCGCTGGACTTGCCTCATCAGCCTCTTCATCCTTCTTCTCAGGAAATTCAAATGTAACAGGGTGTGGGTTGTTCCAACACAGGGGAACACTTGGCTGCAGAGAAACAAAAACAGAGATAAAGCTTCGGCCAATGATAGAAAATGCCCATTTTGAATGAGAGAAAATGGTACCATGTACCTACCTGTGTATTATCATGATCAAGATCACGGGGAGGCTGGTACATTTTAACTTCTCCAGGGGCTGCATAACATCATGACCTTGTTAGCATTATTTATTAATCATTACCACAAGCCTTTGAGCGCATCAGAGAAAAAGATAGGGATCATGAGTAGCTGATATGGTTGGTCAAGGGCATTTTTGTCTCTGAAAATCACGAAATCAGATATGTACATATTTCTTGCAAATATTCTAAAATGGTACGCAATGGCATATTTTGAAGTACTTGAATTTACATTTTACAGTGGCATGCTTCAAGATAAAATATTGCAGAATCAAATTAAACCAAGGAAAAAAAAACCATCAGACCTGCATGTTGCGGAATACATGCGCCATCATCATGGACAAATGCCAATTATGTAGCAAATAGCAGAATGCTCGACTATAGTAGCATCATAAAATTTTCAAATACGTATCATGTACTGATCCTGTACGAGCATGAATGTCAAATCATTGTTAGGAATATAGATCATTTTGATTTCCTAAGGTAACTTTATAAGCTACTAGCACTTTGCTGCACGCTTATTAGATTCTTTTGGGGATGGTGCTATAAGGTTgtatttgcttcttctttttttacaTTATAAGGTTGGTTACTTTTATGACTACAAAGTTGAATTTTTTTTCATGTACAACGAAATAATTCTTGGTCATCAGTGAAATTTCTTTGTGTGCATTATAAACGGTAGGTGAAGAATGCTTCAAAATTTGATTTTGTTTATCGCCTCAAGCAAAGTTTGCGGCAAGGACAAAAACAAAAGATTCCAGGAAACGATAACATCAGTTTTGCATGATACACATCACTTCACTCTTCTTATGCTAAAAACATGACTAACACCAAGGCCTAAGCAGCTCTGATGTACCAGGCATGTGCAATTAAATACAGAACTAGCCGTTGAAAAGTATGAGACCCTTAGCCGTTAGCGTAAAAACAAGCTTTGATGTAGTGCATGTACAGAATTCTAATTTAACAAATCTTAGTAGCAGCATTTAAAACAGCCTTGTGATATCTATTGAGAAACCAGGGGACTTACTAATTATCTGAGACCCATCAATGGTATTTGTCAAAACCATGTCGAAAGGAGGCATCTGCCAAGTAACTTGAAAATTTCGTTTAACACTGTCTGCAGACTTCTTATCCGCAAACCGCACATCAATATAGCGTTCCTTCTTGTTCACTTTCATGAAAAGATCCTACAAAATTAAAGTGTTAGCGCATTACAacattcatacatacatatattgataaagaataaaaaggaaacacTCACCTGACCAAACTGACGTGTataacattccaccagatctgcagTAATCATCGGTCCATCTTTTAGTGGACGAAACCTAATGGTGTCCAAGGGATCGGGGCCCCGCCTACTCTTTTTTGGCTTAGAACTTTCGCCAGACTCAGCAAGAGATCTTTTCTTGCTCAGAGGAGATCCTTTCTTGCTCTTGCTCGACATCTAAAACAGTGGATGCAGCATTCAATCAGAGTCAATAAGATCTCACGAAGACGACTACTCGTGCTAGACAAATTCAGCCCAAAGCTGGTTCCGGCAAAGCCATAAATGCTCACAGTGAATTGAGTGTAATAAATGCAGCAAAGCATCGAACAGATTGAGTGAAGTCGCTACGCATGACAGGAGTTCTACCAACCAACCAACCAGTTACTCCCACGGCCAcgcaggggcaggggcagggcaAACAAAAACGAACGAAAAGTAACCGACACATAAACTAGATCCGCGCGGGCTGGGCAACATAATAGCTACCGTACTGGCCGCCGCGCAGAGAAATCCGCCGCCGGAGAGGGAGGATCTGACTTGGTGGCGGCCGCCGCCGGAGTTGAGGGATGGACGACGGGAGAGAAGTCTTGCGAGTGACCCCTTATTTGTTAGGGTTCGATCGAGCTTTTTTTTGGAGGGCTAGTTCGATCGAGCAAAGTGGGCCAGCAGTGCTCTTGCATAGGGCCACTCCCCCCCTCCGTGGCCCAGGCTCGGTACTGCACGCCGGCCCACAACGTTTTCCCTctgttttctaaaaaaatgtttcaAAACAAATACTCCCTACGAACACATAAAAAGTTTCATCGTTGCATCAGATTGTGAACGATATTGCGAGACGGTGCAATGGAGTATATGGCAACGTCATCACCGAAATAAATCACAGGGCAATGTTACTTTTTGTTGTATCTTTACTTATGAGGGTTGTGCCGCCAATATAGATGCCAATAGGTTAGTCGAGTTTTCTCATTCTCTTGTTCAGGGGTGACATGTTTGATTGGTCCAACCTCATGATCCTTTTTGTATTTCACTTCATGTGGCTTGATacccctcaaaaaagaaaaatctGACCACTATTTTCTCGGGAAAAAAAACTAATCGCTTTTTACGCCTACACGCAGCCATGCAGAACTAGTTTTCTTCCCTACAAAGGCTACGCCACTAGCATTGTGCCAGGAGCCGCTTCTTTGAGCCCTTGCATCATAGATCGGTCACACCCCTACCGAGTCCGCCATCCCTGCAATGTCACGAAGCGCCGCCGGGAGGAGCATCCGCAGGAGAAAAATCTCGTGCTGTCGTGCACTGGCCCTACAGACAACCGTGCCACGGGTGCCGGACGCCAAATCCCCGCCATCCCCTTCACTGGCGACGCATAGGCTTTCCCGGCGGGCACCTCTAGGGACGGCGATgggagaggggagggaggagggggtaGCGGCAGCGGGCGCTAGGGGTTGAGCCCGTCACCCTGGAGGAGATGACGCGAGGGATGTCCAATATTTTACTCAAATCATGAATccttggggaggggaggggggggggctacTAATTTCCAGTCAGATGGCAGGAAAGGCAGGAACTACCCCTCTAAAGTTGGTGATCGCATAGAGAGAGCTAGATGAGTATTGGCTTGAACTTTCATGTTGCCGGATAAGAAAATTCACTAGAGTCAGTAAAAGAGATGCTCTTGGCAATTTCTTCAAGTTCAAACCAGAGCTTCATCATTTTTCATCAAAGTTTCTTCTGAAAGTAAGCTTGAGAATAACATAAACATTTTTGGATATGAAAGAATACAAAGTTTCATGATATATACTAGCAGTTTTGCCACCTAGTGACATACTCAAAGGACGCAAGCACGGGCGCGCCTTGACATGAATGGAACAAAAATCAGAAATATTGCTGAATGGCGAAGTTCATAGCTGTTGGGAAGTTCATAGGGTTTTGATGCTCTTACTGCAGAAGCGACGATGCTAAGATTGGGTCTAACCGTTGCTCATATACTTTTTTATATCACAGAAATGTGAGTGGCCCCTAACTAATCATTCAAGAAGCATGCGGCCGGGAAGTTCTACTCTTTGGACAGGGCACACCGTCCAACAAatttggtactccctctgtaagcAAATATAAGACATTTTATGTCACTAATATATTTGTTTACAGAAAGAGTAGAAATCTGTTACGGACGAAAGGAAATAAACTGAACCTCTGATGACCAATCAAATTTCTCGGGTGATTACATAGTGGCAGATAACAACAAAGGTTCAGGCAAGACGGAATACAAAATACAACAGTATTATAACAAGCTTGATTTACtactcccttcgatccatattAATCGTCGACTTAGTATAACTTTAAGTACAAAAGTTGTTACTAAGCTGGTGACAATTAATATGGaatcggagggagtaatatttctACATCAGGCTTAATAAGGTTCAAGACCTAATACTACTAGTTCCTCCCGCTCTTGAAATTAATACTCATCGCCCTAAAAGTCGTACTAAGTCtggcgacaattaatatggattagAGGGAGTAGTATTTCTACATCAGGCCTAATAAGGTTAATACTCATCGCCCTCCTGCAACAACTTTTTTTGATGCTCACAGTACTCCCTCATATCGTCTGCAAACTGGGCGTCACTCCTAAAATCAAACATTAAATCCACGTCCAGCATCCCGTCCGTGTGCTCGGTTCCATCGGGGGTAATATCATGATCACACTCAAGAAAGTCTACTGAATCTGGATACACAATCTTCCTCGCGGTTCCCTTTCCATAGTAGCAACGGCCTGTCACCAAAACCAAAATTGATTTATTATGTATCAATCACAACAAGACAGCTCAGCGATTCTTCAAAGTAAAAGGCTTAGCAAATGATGTCTATTTGCGTTGGTTTCACTCACCGGACCAATGGTATGCAATAGAAAACAATGACAAATTTAAACAGCACTTCTTGACAAGGAAAAAGAAGGTTAGAAGTACACTTTGGAACGTAGAGAAAGTGTATCTCAAAAGAATCTTAAGATGTTTAGTCCTTTTTTACAGACGATCAGCAACAAGAGGACATAAATGTTCAATTTATATCAAAATTGCTACATCAAAGCGGTACTAATCTATAACATATCCTATGAACATGATATGTACCAGAATTCAGAGGTCTATTTAAATCTTGCAATTTTGCTGGTAAATGTCTACATGAGTATGAACGCATGGCCGTTTCAACGGAAGAAATGTGACCTGAGATTGGTGCAGATAGGTCCTTACATTTGTTTTCTGTTCCATGTGTTTGTGGCTTCTATTGCGGAAAGGATGTAGATTAGAGATTACTGTAACTCATACATCACCATTCGAGATGATAAACAGGTGTACAAGGGGCAGTACTGTAAACTGGGTTGCAAATCCAGGAGAATACACATACTTTAAATGGGGCAGCTATCAAAGGGTGACTTTCTGAGTTCATAGAAGGGGACAATATGCATTGCAAATTGGCTTCAGATACTCAGCTTCTTGACCTGCTGCTAAGGTCATCTGATGTGGTGAAGATAGTGGGCAGACAGTGAGGGGTAGGAGATTCCTGCTGTGGTCAAGGAGAGGCATAGTGCAGCCAATGTGGTGGGAAGGAGATGACTGCTGGGAGAGGAGGAGATGCTTGCTGATATGGATAAGGGGCCAGAATGGAGAGTAGAACCTGAATATCATCAAACAATTGCAGGGCCATCGTGTTTGCCAAAATTAAAACCACTCAATGGACTCTTCCGTTTATACTTAAATTAATTATTCATGGGATGATGCATTTTCTTGCTTGTAAAATTCATAATGTTGACTGCAAAATCTGAATGGACATGAACTAGTTATTACAAATAAATGCTGATTGCCCGGGTGGCTGATTCACAAGTTTGTCGATAGTGTGTATGCATAGCCACTAATTTGCTGTATCATCTTGCATATATGGAAAATGGCGTACCAATTAAAATGCGAGGAGCAGAATGCAGAAAAGAGAGAAGGCAGTGAATGTGCATGCAGTACCAAGGTCTTCTGTATGGGAGATATAGAATACCTGCTAGTCTGGTGCACACAAAAAATAACTGAAGTGTGATCACAGGACTCTAGGAACAGTGACTCAAGTAGGTAACATGCTAGAGCCTAATGCACCGTCTAGACAATGGTGTGAAGTGGAATGTGAAGCAGCATCCCTGGGTGTATGCAAAATATGATAAACAAGGTGACTAGAGAAGGTTGAGTGGAAGGTGGTGATAGAGAGGCCACGTGGGGTGTCTGTTCATAGGGTACAGAAAAAGCTGGATTTCTTTGTGGATGAGCTGGTGGCTGAGTACTTGGCACTGATGGATGACCTGTAGGTGCCTGAGCACCAACTATGTTGCGTGGATACTTCAGAAAGCGTGTGTATCCTGTCGGATACTGCCCCGATACGGCCCAATACGTATCCCGTAATGTTTAAAAACGAAAATAATGTTTGATACTCCTGGGATACTTCTGCGGTACGTTTTGGATACCTCAAACCCCTTGTTCAATGTGAAATCCCCTCAATAGTAAAGGCGCACCTTCTGAAGATTCTCAAGATGGGCGTGAGTTCATGTCAAAACATAACTGGCAATGTTCTTATTCAATTGAGAGGTGAGCAAGAGAGAGTCGATGCACTGATTGGAACAACAAACCTAGGAAAATCCCACTGCTAATTGATGAAAGTGGACCAAGTGCAAGAAAAGAAAGGGGGTAATCCTACTGAGGCATTCTTTGACCTGGAAGCTCCTTATTTTTTCCCCTATTTTTAATAATTAATATATGTAATATCTATATTAAATGTATCCCCGTATCCGTGTTTTTAGAAAATTGACGTATCGGGCGTATCCCCGTATGGCGTATCCGATACGT
This window of the Triticum aestivum cultivar Chinese Spring chromosome 5D, IWGSC CS RefSeq v2.1, whole genome shotgun sequence genome carries:
- the LOC123119102 gene encoding uncharacterized protein isoform X1 (The sequence of the model RefSeq protein was modified relative to this genomic sequence to represent the inferred CDS: added 141 bases not found in genome assembly): MAFERILFRATRGNILLRQESVDEPVTDPQSGEKVYKNTFVVFYSGKGSLARLLSRRPSLNSGGGRHQVRSSLSGGGFLCAAASTMSSKSKKGSPLSKKRSLAESGESSKPKKSRRGPDPLDTIRFRPLKDGPMITADLVECYTRQFGQDLFMKVNKKERYIDVRFADKKSADSVKRNFQVTWQMPPFDMVLTNTIDGSQIITPGEVKMYQPPRDLDHDNTQPSVPLCWNNPHPVTFEFPEKKDEEADEASPAADESSPAADLPPRVQKPKTTKPRRQPRVIAKYPPTAQPPPPSSRPPFREPKWPTPPPHITA
- the LOC123119102 gene encoding RE1-silencing transcription factor isoform X2 (The sequence of the model RefSeq protein was modified relative to this genomic sequence to represent the inferred CDS: added 74 bases not found in genome assembly), coding for MNLSLIRNPEKRCTKIHLSYSTLGRGHSQDFSPVVHPSTPAAAATKSDPPSPAADFSARRPMSSKSKKGSPLSKKRSLAESGESSKPKKSRRGPDPLDTIRFRPLKDGPMITADLVECYTRQFGQDLFMKVNKKERYIDVRFADKKSADSVKRNFQVTWQMPPFDMVLTNTIDGSQIITPGEVKMYQPPRDLDHDNTQPSVPLCWNNPHPVTFEFPEKKDEEADEASPAADESSPAADLPPRVQKPKTTKPRRQPRVIAKYPPTAQPPPPSSRPPFREPKWPTPPPHITA